The nucleotide window TCTCGGACATGGCGCCTTCGGTGCCAAACGGCCCCCATGCCGCTTCCGGCGCAATATCTATCTCGGTAAAGACCTCGTTCGATTTCCGAAGAGCGGCCCGAAGCTGCTCGAGGCTGTCATAAGGCAGTGTCGCACCGAGATGCGCCGAAAGAGCCCGGACAATGGACCAGTCCTCGCGGGCGTCGCCTGGCGGGAAGCTGGCCCGCAGTCCCATCTGCACCCGGCCTTCTGTGTTCACGTAGAGGCCATCTTTCTCCGTGTAGGCAGCGCCAGGCAGGATCACGTCCGCACGGTGTGCGCCACGGTCACCATGGTGGCCTTGATAGATCACGAAGGCATCGCCGAGACGTTGTGTATCGATCTCGTCCGCACCAAGCAGATAGACAGCCTTGATCTCGCCCTTGGAAGCGCCGTCGAGCATACCCGCGACATCCGCGCCGCCCTTGCCTGGCAAGAAGCCGATATCGAGGCCGCCAACGCGGGATGCCGCCGTGTGCAGCACACTGAAGCCATTCCAGGCTGGAACCTCGTTGCCTTCCTCGTCCTTCGAGGCGGGCACGAGCATCCCGGTGCTTTCCGCGATCTTGCGGGCCGTCGCCAGAACCGCCGCCCCGTCTTCGCGGGTCAGCGCGCCCATGCCGAGGATAATCATCGGCTTTTTGGCGTCCTTTAGGACGGAGGCAAAATCGTTCTTGCCGTCTGCAAGCTCGGTCAGGGTCTGCGCACCGGCGCCAAGATGATCGTATTTGTAAGTCAGATCGACCGGCGCGCCGATCACACCAACCTTGAGACCGCCCGCGAGCCAGCGCTTGCGGATGCGGGCGTTCAAGACGGCAGCATCCCAGCGCGGATTGGCGCCGACGATCAAGATGGCGTCTGCGTCCTCGATCCCGGCGATCGTCGCGTTGAAGAGATAACCGGCCCGAGTCGTCGCATCGAGTTTCGCGCCGTCCTGACGGCAGTCCAGGTTGGGTGAACCCAGCGCGGTCATCAGGCCTTTCAGGGCAAACATGGACTCAACGTCAACCGTATCGCCAGCAACGGCCGCAATTTCGGCGCCCTTCAGGCCTTTCAGCTTCGCTGCAATTGCGGCGAAAGCGTCATCCCAGGAAACCGGCTGCAATTTGCCGTCCTTGCGCAGATACGGCTTATCCAGCCGCTGGCGCTTCAGGCCGTCACAGGCATAACGGGTCTTGTCGGAGATCCACTCTTCGTTGACCTCTTCATGCAGGCGCGGCAGCACACGAAGCACTTCGGAGCCCCGCGTATCGACCCGGATGTTCGAGCCAAGCGCATCCATCACATCGATGGTCTCGGTCTTGCGCAGCTCCCAGGGGCGCGCCACGAACGCGTAAGGCTTTGAGGTCAGCGCACCGACCGGGCAAAGGTCGATCACATTGGCAGAGAGCTCGCTGTCGAGCGCCTTTTCCAGATAGGTTGTGATTTCCGCATTCTCACCGCGGCCGAGCAGGCCCATGTCGGTGACACCGGCCACTTCGGTCGAGAACCGGACGCAGCGTGTGCAATGGATGCAGCGGGTCATGATCGTGTTGACCAGCGGGCCCATATACTTGTCTTCGACCGCGCGCTTGTTCTCGTCAAAGCGGCTGGAATGATGGCCGAAGGCCATAGCCTGGTCCTGCAGGTCGCATTCGCCGCCCTGATCGCAGATCGGGCAGTCCAGCGGGTGGTTGATGAGGAGGAACTCCATCACCCCCTCCCGCGCCTTCTTGACCAGATCCGTATCCGTGCGGATCACCATACCTTCGCCGGCCGGCATCGCGCAGGAAGCAACAGGCTTCGGTGAGCGTTCCATTTCCACGAGGCACATGCGGCAGTTGCCCGCAATCGACAGGCGTTCGTGATAACAGAAGCGCGGCACTTCGGCGCCAGCCTCTTCGCAAGCCTGCAACACGGAGGCGCCAGCCGGAACCTCGACCTCCGTACCGTTGACTGTCAATTTAGGCATTGCGATCTCCCCGCAAGCACGTTCCCGTCGGGCACATCATTCCGCTGCCTCCATTACCGGCAAAACCGGCTGGCCGGCCTTGCGAGCTTCAATCCGGCGTTCGACTTCCGGCCGGAAGTGCCGGAGAAGACCCTGGATCGGCCAGGCAGCAGCATCACCCAGCGCACAGATCGTATGACCTTCGATCTGCTTGGTAACTTCATAAAGCGCGTCGATTTCCTCGACTTCGGCCTCGCCCCGGCAGAGCCGGTCCATGACCCGGTACATCCAGCCCGTGCCTTCACGGCACGGCGTGCACTGGCCGCAGCTCTCATGCTTGTAGAAGTATGAAAGGCGCGCGATGGCCCGGACGATGTCGGTCTGTTTGTTCATAACAATGACCGCGGCGGTACCGAGACCGGCGCCTACTTCGCGGAGCGAATCGAAATCCATCAGCACATCGTCGCAAACCGACTTCGGCATCATCGGCACGGAGGAGCCACCAGGGATCACCGCCAGCAGGTTGTCCCAGCCGCCGATCACGCCGCCGCAATGCTTCTCAAGAAGCTCACGGAGCGGAATGCCCATTTCTTCTTCGACATTGCACGGATTTTCAACATGGCCCGAGATGCAAAACAGCTTGGTGCCGGAATTCTTCGGTCGGCCAAGATCCGCAAACCACTGGTAGCCGCGCCGCAGGATTTCCGGAACAACCGCAATGCTTTCGACATTATTGACCGTTGTCGGGCTCCCATAAAGGCCGACACCAGCCGGGAACGGCGGCTTCAGCCGCGGCTGGCCCTTCTTGCCTTCGAGGCTCTCCAGAAGCGCTGTTTCCTCGCCACAGATATAGGCGCCGGCACCGCGATGCAGGATGACGTCGAAATCGTAACCGGAGCCGCAGGCATTCTTGCCGATCAGACCCGCTTCATAGGCCTGGTCGATCGCTGCCTGGAGGCGCATCGCCTCATTATAGAACTCGCCACGGATATAGATGAAAGCCGCAGTCGCCCGCATGGCGTAACCGCCGATCAGGCAGCCTTCGACCAGCTTGTGCGGATCGTTCCGGATGATTTCACGGTCCTTGCAGGTGCCCGGCTCGGACTCATCAGCATTGACCACGAGATAATGCGGCTTGTCCTTCACCTCTTTCGGCATGAAGGACCATTTCACACCGGTCGGGAAGCCTGCACCGCCGCGTCCGCGCAAGCCGGAATTCTTCACGTCTTCGACGATATCTTCCGGGCTGCGTGAAAGGATTTCTTTTGTGGTGCTCCAGTCGCCGCGCTTGCGGGCGCCTTCAAGGCCCCAGTCGAACCAGCCGTAGAGGTTCGTGAAGATGCGGTCCTCGTCCCTCAACATCACTTGTCTCCCGTCTTGGCGGCGCTGACCTGAGCGTCATACGTCCGGGCGCCCTCATTGTCCTTGTAGGACACCAGGGTCTGCGCACCGGCTTCCGGCTCGGAATGGTTCCGGCCGCTGAGCGAGCCCGGCTCCGGCACCTCACCCTTCTTCAGGGCGTCGAGCAGCTTGTCTGTGTTCTCGTAATTGGCATCTTCATAGAAATCGTCGTTTACCTGCAGGATCGGCGCATTGGCGCAAGCGCCAAGGCATTCGACCTCAAGCAGGGTAAACATGCCGTCTTCGCTGGTCTGATGATTGTCCAGGCCGAGCTTGTCCTTGATGCACTTCATCACCTGATCGGAACCACGCAGCCAGCACGGTGTCGTGGTGCAGGCCTGCAGGAAATATTT belongs to Nisaea sp. and includes:
- the nuoG gene encoding NADH-quinone oxidoreductase subunit NuoG; this encodes MPKLTVNGTEVEVPAGASVLQACEEAGAEVPRFCYHERLSIAGNCRMCLVEMERSPKPVASCAMPAGEGMVIRTDTDLVKKAREGVMEFLLINHPLDCPICDQGGECDLQDQAMAFGHHSSRFDENKRAVEDKYMGPLVNTIMTRCIHCTRCVRFSTEVAGVTDMGLLGRGENAEITTYLEKALDSELSANVIDLCPVGALTSKPYAFVARPWELRKTETIDVMDALGSNIRVDTRGSEVLRVLPRLHEEVNEEWISDKTRYACDGLKRQRLDKPYLRKDGKLQPVSWDDAFAAIAAKLKGLKGAEIAAVAGDTVDVESMFALKGLMTALGSPNLDCRQDGAKLDATTRAGYLFNATIAGIEDADAILIVGANPRWDAAVLNARIRKRWLAGGLKVGVIGAPVDLTYKYDHLGAGAQTLTELADGKNDFASVLKDAKKPMIILGMGALTREDGAAVLATARKIAESTGMLVPASKDEEGNEVPAWNGFSVLHTAASRVGGLDIGFLPGKGGADVAGMLDGASKGEIKAVYLLGADEIDTQRLGDAFVIYQGHHGDRGAHRADVILPGAAYTEKDGLYVNTEGRVQMGLRASFPPGDAREDWSIVRALSAHLGATLPYDSLEQLRAALRKSNEVFTEIDIAPEAAWGPFGTEGAMSETGFGTTVENFYMTDPISRASQTMAECTEVFVLPKQDKTGTEG
- the nuoF gene encoding NADH-quinone oxidoreductase subunit NuoF, whose product is MLRDEDRIFTNLYGWFDWGLEGARKRGDWSTTKEILSRSPEDIVEDVKNSGLRGRGGAGFPTGVKWSFMPKEVKDKPHYLVVNADESEPGTCKDREIIRNDPHKLVEGCLIGGYAMRATAAFIYIRGEFYNEAMRLQAAIDQAYEAGLIGKNACGSGYDFDVILHRGAGAYICGEETALLESLEGKKGQPRLKPPFPAGVGLYGSPTTVNNVESIAVVPEILRRGYQWFADLGRPKNSGTKLFCISGHVENPCNVEEEMGIPLRELLEKHCGGVIGGWDNLLAVIPGGSSVPMMPKSVCDDVLMDFDSLREVGAGLGTAAVIVMNKQTDIVRAIARLSYFYKHESCGQCTPCREGTGWMYRVMDRLCRGEAEVEEIDALYEVTKQIEGHTICALGDAAAWPIQGLLRHFRPEVERRIEARKAGQPVLPVMEAAE
- the nuoE gene encoding NADH-quinone oxidoreductase subunit NuoE, with product MSGIDIAENQPESFAFTPENTAKADAIIAKYPEGRQASAVMPLLDLAQRQHDNWIPLAAIDVISEKLTMPRIRVLEVATFYTMYNLKPVGKYFLQACTTTPCWLRGSDQVMKCIKDKLGLDNHQTSEDGMFTLLEVECLGACANAPILQVNDDFYEDANYENTDKLLDALKKGEVPEPGSLSGRNHSEPEAGAQTLVSYKDNEGARTYDAQVSAAKTGDK